GTCGGCGGGGCTCGCATCCTCGGGTGTCGACGTGCTCGAGGCCGGGGTCATCCCGACGCCAGCCCTCGCGTTCCTCGTCGCCGATCGTGACGCCGACTTCGGCGTGATGATCTCGGCGTCGCACAACGCGGCGCCCGACAACGGGATCAAGATCTTCGCACGCGGTGGGGTCAAGCTCCCCGACGTCGTCGAACAGCGCATCGAAGAGGCCATGGCCGGCGAGATGCTGCGTCCGACCGGCGCAGGGGTGGGGCGGATCGACCGCTTCTCCGACGCCGAAGATCGCTATGTCGTGCACCTGCTCGGCTCGCTTCCGAACCGTCTCGACGGCATCCACGTCGTCCTCGACTGCGCCCACGGTGCGGCGTCCGGCGTGTCGCCCGAGACCTTCCGCGATGCGGGTGCCGAGGTCACGGTCATCGGGGCGGATCCCGACGGGTTGAACATCAACGACGGCGTCGGCTCGACCCATCTCGACAATCTCGCAGAGGCCGTCGTGCGGCTCGGCGCCGACATCGGCATCGCTCACGACGGCGACGCGGACCGCTGCCTCGCGGTCGACGCGACCGGTGCGCACATCGACGGCGACCAGATCATGGCGATCCTCGCGGTGTCGATGAAGGAACGTGGACATCTCACCGACGACACGCTCGTCGCCACGGTCATGAGCAATCTCGGCCTGCACGTCGCGATGCGTGAGCACGGCATCACGGTTCGCCAGACCGGCGTCGGGGACCGCTATGTGCTCGAAGACATGAATGCGGGAGGTTACGCGCTCGGTGGCGAGCAGTCCGGTCACGTCATCATGAGCGAGTACGCCACCACCGGTGACGGCCTGCTGACCGGTCTCCACCTGGTCGCGGAGATGGCCCGCCAGAAGAAGTCGATCGCGGAGCTCGCGGCCGTCATGACGGTGTACCCGCAGGTGCTCATCAACGTGCGCGATGTCGACAAGGATCGGGTCGCCGACGACGGCGCTGTGCAGGACGCCGTGCGTCAGGTCGAGCTCGAGCTCGGTGATACGGGCCGTGTGCTGCTGCGCAAGTCCGGCACCGAGCCGCTCGTGCGGGTGATGGTGGAAGCGGCGGATGCCGAATCGGTCACGACCTACGCCGAACGACTGGCCGACGTGGTGCGGGAGCGCCTCGCGCTCTGACCGCTCGTACGGATGACGACATGCCGGCCGGCAGCTGACGCTTCAGCTGCCGGCCGGTTCGTCGTCTCCGGGATGAGTGACAGGCCGAAGGAGAGGCACCGTGTCAGCGTGGAGCGCAGATGCGGTAGCCGCCCTCAGCGAGGGTCTCGGTGGTGCACTCCTGGCCGGTGAGGCGTGGCGTGTCCGACATCGAGGGGGCGTCGAACAGACCGACGTGTGCGCCGGTGAGCACGATCGCGGGCACAGCATCCCCCCAGGGTTCTGCGGCCAGCCACCGCGTGTCAGTCTCCGAGACCCACGCGGCGAGAGGCGCGACGGCAGCACGCTGTTCCGCCAGAGTCTGTGAGCGTGGGATGTAGCTCGACCCGGCGTGGGCCGTGGCTCCGGCTCCGACGACGATGGCGAGAGCAGCGACAGCGGCGGTGGCTGCGCGATTCGCATAGCCGGAGGGGAGCCGGCGGACAGACCACACGGCGGCGGCGAACAAGACGGGCACGAACGCGTAGATGCCGACGGAGGGATGCCGAATCCACAGTGGCAGGTGCGAGGCTGTGGCCCACCAGGCGAGGAAGGCGATCGCTCCCACCGTGGCCGCAGACGCGTAGGCGAGCACAGGACGGTCATCGGAAGAGGGTGCGCGAACGGCGGTGACCATCCCCGCGACGACGAGGGCGGCGAGCAGGATTCCCGCGATGAGGACGATCATGCTGGGCAGCGACCATGATTGGGCGAGAGTGGCGAGTTTCTCTGTGACAGACGTCGATGCCCCCTGTCCGCCGCTGCGGAGGAAGCCGACGAGTGCGCGAACGTGCGTCGCGAATCCCGAGGGGCCCAGCGAGAGCAGCGCGGCGAATTCGAAGAGCAGAGTGGGAACGGCGAGCATCCCGAGAGGCAACCAGGAGCGGCGCAGCGTGTTTCGCAGACGCTGCCAGCCACTGCCGTCCGCCAGTACCCACAACGCGATCGCGAATGCGGGTAGCGCGAGCAAGGCGATCAGCTTCGCCTGGACGGCCAGTCCGACCAGGAGCCCCGCGAGCCACGCGCGGCGCGGCAGAACGACCAATGCCCAGACGAGAAGTGCGGCGGCGGGGATCTCACCGAGCAGATCGGCAGGTCCCTGGATGGGCGAGTACCCGCCGGATGCCGTGAAGGCGAGGGGCACGGCGATGGTGAGCAGGGCGGCCCAGCGGCCGCCCATGCGGTGACCGAGAACGGCGAGACCGGCCAGCAGCAGAATCCAGAACGCGAGTGGGATCAGCCGAGCCCCGATCACCATGTCGGCGCCGGTCGCGAGCACGGCCGCGACCGGGAGCAGGACGACCGGCCCGGTGGAGATGCGCGGGTCGAAGGGCGTGATGACCGACCCCGAGAGAGCGCCATCGCTGGAGTAGCCGAGTCCGGCGAGCAGATTGCGCGGCACGGTGAGGTTGAACGCTTCGTCTTCCCAGAAGCGCCAGACGAACAGGCTGTGCCACGCGACGATCGCATGACCGAGCACGAGAGCCGCAGCAAGCACCCAGAAGGCGACCGTGCGTGCCCTGCTCATCGTCGGGCCGGCTCCGGAAGTCGGATGCTGCGCAGCGGCGCCGACGGGCGCAACGAGAGATCCCAGGCTTCACGCAGTGCTGCGCGGGCGAACTGGCGAAGTCGCTTGGGCGGGAGCGTCACGCCTGCGCCCCGGCCCCACATCGTGCCGGTCGACGACGAGCCGCGGCGGGGGATGCTGGCCACGCGGATGTAGCGCACCACGAATCCCGCGCGCGCTTCGGCCAGGGAGAAATGCACGTGAGGCACGGACGCGTCCGCCGGCACAGCATCGACGAGCAGCCGGAGCGCCTCGGGGCGGTAGGCCCGCAGCGGAGTGTTGACGTCGGGGATCCGTCGTCCCGCAGCCCCGGCGACGAGCACACCGACGGCGGCCGTCAGAACCTTGCGATACCAGGGGTCGGAGCGGCCGTCGCGCACACCGTGGACGACATCCGCATCCTCTCGACGAAGCGCAGACAGCAGCCGGGCGAAGTCGGAGCCGTAGAACTGCCCGTCACCGTCGACGTGCACCAGCACCTCCGGCCCGGCCGCGAGACCGGCGCGGTAGGCGGCGAGAGCCGTGGGGCCGTGCCCTCGATTCGTCGGCTGCACTTCGACGGTCACATCGGCGACGCCATCGAACACGGATGCGGTGGCATCCGTCGACCGGTCATCGGCGATGTGGAATGTGATGCGCTCAGCGAGGGGATCGACAGCATCCCTGATCTCGTCGATGAAGCCACCGATGCCTTCGTGCTCGTTATAGGCGGGCATCACGATGGCGAGATGACTGATGGGCATGGGACCTCCGAATGTGCCGCGTTCGGAGTGCGCGTGCGTTGCCAGTAGCCTAGTCGAGACATGAAACCCACCTCCCGATTGCGGCGACTCGCCAGCCTGGGCAGCCGATTCCTCGTCGTCGGGGGACTCAGCACGCTGATCGAGATCGGTGTCTTCAACCTGCTCGTCTATGCGTGGGGGTGGGACGTGGTGGCGGCGAAGATCGTCGCATCGCTGGTCGCACTCGTCAACGCCTACTTCGGCAATCGTGAATGGACCTTCCGACACCGCGAGCGCCGGGGTCGTGTCTCCGAACTGGTGCTGTTCATCCTCACGAACGCCGCCTGCACCGCGATCGGAGCAGGCCTGCTCTGGCTCGGTGTCGAGATCGCCGCGGGCATGCTCGGTCGCGCCCCGGGAGCCATCGCGGTCAACGCCGTGAACCTCGTCAGCATCGTGATCGTCGTGGCCATCCGTTTCGTGCTCTAC
The sequence above is drawn from the Candidatus Microbacterium colombiense genome and encodes:
- the glmM gene encoding phosphoglucosamine mutase, coding for MPIFGTDGVRGLANGVLTADLALTLAQATAVVLGQGRTAEARKAEGKRLTAVVARDPRVSGHFLTAAVSAGLASSGVDVLEAGVIPTPALAFLVADRDADFGVMISASHNAAPDNGIKIFARGGVKLPDVVEQRIEEAMAGEMLRPTGAGVGRIDRFSDAEDRYVVHLLGSLPNRLDGIHVVLDCAHGAASGVSPETFRDAGAEVTVIGADPDGLNINDGVGSTHLDNLAEAVVRLGADIGIAHDGDADRCLAVDATGAHIDGDQIMAILAVSMKERGHLTDDTLVATVMSNLGLHVAMREHGITVRQTGVGDRYVLEDMNAGGYALGGEQSGHVIMSEYATTGDGLLTGLHLVAEMARQKKSIAELAAVMTVYPQVLINVRDVDKDRVADDGAVQDAVRQVELELGDTGRVLLRKSGTEPLVRVMVEAADAESVTTYAERLADVVRERLAL
- a CDS encoding glycosyltransferase family 2 protein, producing MPISHLAIVMPAYNEHEGIGGFIDEIRDAVDPLAERITFHIADDRSTDATASVFDGVADVTVEVQPTNRGHGPTALAAYRAGLAAGPEVLVHVDGDGQFYGSDFARLLSALRREDADVVHGVRDGRSDPWYRKVLTAAVGVLVAGAAGRRIPDVNTPLRAYRPEALRLLVDAVPADASVPHVHFSLAEARAGFVVRYIRVASIPRRGSSSTGTMWGRGAGVTLPPKRLRQFARAALREAWDLSLRPSAPLRSIRLPEPARR
- a CDS encoding GtrA family protein, yielding MKPTSRLRRLASLGSRFLVVGGLSTLIEIGVFNLLVYAWGWDVVAAKIVASLVALVNAYFGNREWTFRHRERRGRVSELVLFILTNAACTAIGAGLLWLGVEIAAGMLGRAPGAIAVNAVNLVSIVIVVAIRFVLYHSIVFRSPETRQAP